TTCTCCCAGATTACTAATAGTGTCAGTGCATGTTTTAAGTGTACAATTTGATATGTAATGCTTGCCACTTACACACATAGTATATTCTTAAACTGTAGCACCACAGGGATGGATCAGTAGATAAACCTATTGCATACAATATCGATACAACAAGAATGGAAACAGCAAGAATATGTCCAGAAAATATTTACTGTGATATATAAAAGGGGTtttatgtgtgtgccttcaagttttctgccaatttatggtgacccgaTTTATTTTATAGGGTTTCCGTAAACACTGAATACTCAGAGTTGGtcttgctagttccttcctctgaaaaacaATTTATGGCACCTGGTAGTTATTTGCAGTTTTCCATCCAAATACTCACTAGGGTTAGTcgcttagcttccaggatcagacaGGATTTAGTGCCCTTGGGGTCTTTCAGCAGACTAATAAATATATGGATATCATGAATATGAACCAGTTGCAACTGTAGCCTACACATTCTCAAATGAGGCCtcatttacactaccatatagtccagtttctgaatccagattatctgatttgatctggattatatggcagtatagatttatatagagcccccagtggcgcagtgggttaaagcactgagctgctgagcttgttgatcgaaaggtcgcaggttcgattccggggagcggcatgagcttccgctgtcagccctagcttctgccaacctagcagttcaaaaacatgcaaatgtgagtagatcaataggtaccgctccggcgggaaggtaacagcgctccatgaagtcacgccggccacacgaccttggaggtgtctacggacaacgctggctcttcggcttagaaatggagatgagcaccacaccccagagtcagacatgactggacttaatgtcaggggactacctttacctttaccatagatttatataatccagttcaaagcagataatctgaattcctAAACTGGCACTGAAAGCCttgcaggccacataaaatgacatggtgggctggatttggcccacaggtcttgtgtttgacacatgtgcctTAGGGTTATCCTAataaaaaacaacttgaaggcacaaggcAAAACAAATCCATTTATGATCTGCATGACCTTCTTGTGATGGAATGCATTGATTTCCAAATTTTCATGTTCTTAACTTTTCCTGATTTCAGTTCATGTTTAACCTTCTGCTCCTTCTCTCTCCTACAGAATCACAGTGTTATCACTGGGGCCTTTTTGACTAGCAAAGATGTTGGCATCATCTTTCAAACTTGCACAACCTTCTTTGTTCCATCTGATTTTAGCTGCCGTCTTTTCTATTTTGTAGTGGCAAAGACAGGAATATATTTTCATAGAAAGTATACATTGTTTTAAACTATccttgtaatgaaaataattcttTGGTGGATTAGGCTTGAATGGGTACCTAAAGTCCATTGGCTTCACACACACGAGAAAAAAAAAGCCATCATTGAGCAGGATGAAACTGCTAAATCTGGTATGTTGATATGAACCAACAAGAACTGTCTAAAATTGTGGACTTTTAGTATGGAGATGATCCAGAAGTCTGTTGTCATAATCACCAATACTTTAAACTCTGCCACTACATTATTGTAATACCAGCTACAGTTTAATTCGTATTTCCAATGTAACTGTGAAAATCATGCTTGACTAAATGGAGTACTATTTATATACGACATGATTCTTGGTATAAATCCATGAATATAGAATGGCTAGAGGTCTAGAGAGTGTGGTAAAAGTTTGATGAGGGGCACCAGATAACCAGTGAGGAGTTATATGAGCCTTCTGTTACTGTAGAAAATgcagggaaatggaagaaaaacgtGATTTCAGTTCCCTTGTTTATGTTCTCAGCTCAGtcatggaaagagagaagaacaACCAAACTCACTTTGCTGGATTTATCCTTTTGGGTCTCTCCACCTCTCCAGAGTTCCAGGGGtttcttttccccattttcctctCTATGTATTTGCTCGGCCTCCTTGGAAACCTCTTGATCTTCTTGCTAATCATCTCCAACAGCAGCATCTTCCAAACCCCCATGTACTTCTTCCTCAGTCACCTGTCCTTGGCTGACTTGGGGTTTAGCTCTACCATAGTACCCCAAATGCTGCACATCTTGGTGTCCCAGACAAACACCATCTCTTACAGTGGCTGCATGACTCAGATGTACTTTTTTGTGGTCTTTTGCACAACAGACAACTTTCTCTTGGCCTCCATGGCATACGACCGCTACGTAGCCATTTGCCGACCGCTCCATTACAACACAGTAATGAGCTACAAGCACTGTGTAGTTTTGGCAGCTGGATCATGGTTCCTGTCTTTCTTCCAAGGCTTTTTGTATGTATTTACCATCTCAAAACTTTCCTTTTGTGGATCTCGGGAGATTCCCCACTTCTTCTGTGATCTCCATCCTTTACTTCAGCTCTCCTGCTCAGATACTTCATCTGCTGAAACGCTGCTGATGTTTGAAGGCACTGCAACCATGTTTGGACCTCTCATACTCATTCTCCTCTCCTATACGTTCATTGTGTGGAAGATTTTGAAGGTCCCATCGGCTTCTGGGAAGTACAAGGCCTTCTCCACTTGCAGTGCCCACCTCACCACAGTGGCGTTGTTCTATGGGACTCTGATAGGCACCTACATCCGCCCATCCTCCACCTATTCTGGCTCTAGATTGAGAGTGGCATCAATATTCTACACTGTTGTTACTCCTATGCTGAACCCATTAATATACAGTCTAAGGAACAGTAAAATTCATGAGGCCATTAGGAGGTTATTTAGGCTTTGGGTTTGGAAAACCCAAAAAGTATAGCACAAAATAAATCCTAAAGCAGTTTGGAAAACCCAAAACATGGCACTCAATAATCCTGGAGTGAGTAGGATGTAATTGCTAATTACTTTGGGAGAAGATCCAAGTTCAAATCCTCATTTGTACCATGTGACTCAGTTGGACCAGTTATACTCCCAAGCCGATTCCCTTATAATTTGTTCTGAGGTTTAAGTAGGGTGTGGGAAAACTATGTATGCCACTTGAGCTCATTGATGGAAGCCAGGCTATGAATGtaactagtctatataaataaaaatgtaatgttcatttgtgggattaacataactcaaaaaccactggacgaatttccGTCAAATTTGGttgcaagacacctactaacccaaggagtgaccatcactaaaaaaaattgattttttttcatatgggagttgtagttgctgggatttatagttcacctacaatcaaagagcattctgaacctcaccagtgatggaattgagccaaacttggcacacagaactcccatgaccaacagaaaatactggaagggtttggtgggcataatTTTTTTAGTGCTCTTTGTGTTTaactctgttttaatgtttgtatatttgtatattttgaattatatactaatgcttttatgtcaagcttcTTTGAGTAtctttgtgaagagaaaaagtggatataaattaaacataataataaacataaacataaacataaacataataataataataataataataataataataataattggccagCAGTGATATCTCATGAAGGAGGTATATCCAGAAGCCAATTAGAACACATTTCCAGTCTTCTCCCCTCAGTGAATGCTATGCTATGAGTAATTCTGACAGGGCCCCCGCTTCTGATTGCTGCAACCTTGTGCACTGGTGGGAAACATATTCTTCCTTGTACTCCAACTGGCAGCTGAACAGACTTTTTTCACTCGATGGAGCTCTTGTCCCTCTCCCTGCCCCCTTTCCCCACTTAAACCCATACCGAATTGGGTACTTGGCCTCAGGGTGACCTTTGATGTGCACCAATGGATGTGCTGGTTTGGTGGGCTTGTTGTGATCAGTGTGGCTTGATTCTTTATCTGGCTTGAGAGAGACAGTTTTAAAAGAAACAAGTGTAAGTTAATAAAGGACCTCATCAAACTGTCCATCATACAGTGATTCTATTCTACTTGTACCATGGAGCCtcctggctcccatcccatgatgtcaaactgcttctggtggggctccgttGCACAAGTAGAGTAGGAGCATTCTACACTGTGGTGGCAGCAACACAGgatgcttcccatgttgcatagccAACAATGGGGGAAAGCTGGGAATTGGgtgcttccccccatgtgatgggatAAAGGAGAAGCTAGGCAATGCGGGGCATGGGGTGACAGGTTCTTCACACCCCATGCTGGATTCGCCACAATGTGTGGCAAATCCCATaggtaatgtgatgaggttgtaagacaCATTCTATTCAGTTACAGCTTTCCAACCAGAGAGTCAGTCCTTCCCCTGTACTGACTATCCTGTATCTATTACAAACCTTCCTGTCTTTTTATCTGTTCAGAAATAAAAATCCCAGTTCTTTAAGAATCCAACCCTATCCCCATGTCAGTTTTTCCCTATCTGGCCTCAAACAGAGACAAgcctctattttatttttatttatttatttatttatttatttatttatttatttatttattatttaaacttatatgccgccactcctggggctcggagcggcttacaagaatggctaaaatctaacaaaatttaaaagcaatttaaaacaatttaaaaacagcagtatcaaacattaaaagcctgtcgaaacaggtatgtcttacatgccctgcggaaagctggtaagtcccgcaaggcacagacttcaggtggcagagtattccagagtgatggtgccactgctatgaaggctctgcgtctggttgctgttagacgcaaggtcttgacactggggacttccaatagatcttggtcctcagaacggagggatctctggggttgatagggggtgaggcagtccctcagatacatcggccccagaccatgcagggccttaaaggtgagtaccatcactttgaaagtgatcaggTACTCATAATATCTCttccctgtaataataataataataataataataatctttatttatatcctgccaccatctcccccaatggggacttgaggtggcttacatgaggcccagcccaaacaacatattacagcaaaataaaaaacataaacaacaagcaacaaaatcataattacataaaaacatatgacgACATTAACGATATAACATTACAatcaacacaatcacagtgacagtgggcaggccacaagtgcaggataaaatgttaaaaaactctgatgagataaaaaaaaaaccctgtagcACCCCTCTCCTACATAGCATTGTCTGAGCTGTGATTGGTGGCCTTCAGTCAGGCTTGTCTAGCTCCTCCTTCACAAAGGGACCATTTAAATAGTCTTATTGAACATGGACCAGTTACAGATATGTAATTCTAGAATATGGATCTGTATCTGCAATGCGGAATACCAGCCTACATTTTCCCCCCTGGGAGCCTATCTTAAATCACCCTGTCAGTTTTGAGGAAATAATtgtaacaacagcaacagtcATGCTTCCTTTCATTACTTATTTTACTTATTCTCTTATCACTCCAATTTTCCACTAGAAATTGcaatcaaggcagctaacaaacaCAATTCAGAACATTAGATTCAAAACAGGCTGAACAATACCATGCTCACAATAATGGAAACTATTAAAAGAATATCAGGATATCATTGATACTAGCAATATATTCATGATATTCTGCATATATGCTCAGTTTTGTGTTTACATGCCAATAGCAAAGTCATTATCTGGGTATGGAGTGATTATCCTTATGCAGCAAAAGCAGTAGCATCTATGTACAGGAAACAAATTGCCCCCCAAAGTGACAGAAATTGGgaaaaatgcagaaaatgtgttggtggtggtggtggtgatgatgacccTAAACAGTTGGAAGAAAGTAGTTGGGAATGGTGCATTCTGGAAGTCTGTTGTGCATCATTCTATCATACAACATTTTATTCAAAGTCTCACCAGATTCCTGTGATTATTCATTATGACCTATGGCTGAATGATCTGACTCTCATGTTGATGAAAGGACAACATCTCCAACTGCAACTGAAGCTGAAGCACACAAGCTGTGTGTGCCATGCAGTTTTCATTGTGTCTCTGTTAGAGTATGACAACTGAAGGCAGTTGTCATACTCTAACAGAGACACAATGAAAACTGCATGGCACATACAGCTTGTCCTCTAGCACCTTGTCTGTGCCTCACATTCCTACCATCACTCACCACATGATCCAGTTCTGGTTATTCATGTAATGTGAAACGCACCCTACAATATGAGATATTGTAggttgtatttcagagaaaggcactctattccttacctaagaaaactttACAGGTTGCTGTAAGTGACTTGGaagcacacacagacatatacaaaAAGCAAGAGCTGCAGGACCCTGGACAGCTCTCAGTTTGTGACTTATTCCTACAGAGTCCAGAAGTGGAATTCAACAGAAAAAAACCTTTTATGATCACCTTTTCActaaaaggaaagaatcttgtggTTTTAGAACTTACCCCTTCTTTCCTCTTATGAACATCCCATTTGAACAACTGAGAGGGTATCAAGAAATGAAAGCTTTCGGGTTTTTTGTGTGGGACAATCCTCAGAGGAATCAAATCTAAAAGGTTTCTCTCCACTAAGGTCACAGTTTTGGGGTTTGGGATTTAAAGGTTTCCCAGATTGGCTTGTGCACCTATAAAACAGGTGACAGGGGTCCTTCTAAACTGGccggctatttatttattattatttatttaccttatttatatactgcctttctcagcccgaaggcaactcaaggtggtttacagttggcacTTCGAGAGATGAGCATTTTGGCACAGGGTAAGTGTATGTGTCAGGAAAGCTACCTTTGGTATCTATTGTACCTAGAATTCACCAGTCAGTGAATGACTGGGGGATTTTGGGAACTATATATCaaacattgttaattttccaggTTCTGGGTAAGAGTTCTGACAAATAAATGTTTAATACCCTTTAAATAGCATTCTATGATTTCATTCCCTTCTGTGCTGTTTTACGATATAATTTTTAACATGCTTTGACTATTAATACCCTCAAAGTCTATAGTATAAATATTCAGCCCTCCACACATGCTGGTGCTAGGGACACAGGATCACCATAAAAGTGAACACCagtgagtattttttttaaatctaggaatttctatgtcctttcaacagaagttgaccatagatttgCACTTGGAGGacttaaagacttccaaagagaACGTTTTAattaaatccataaataatcaaatttgcaaaagttagACCTGTGAATGTGAAGGGCAGAATGTTTTCTGATTAGGTAAATGTGAAATCATGGATCAACTTAGATTTGCTATTTTCTTTCAAGCTTGGGTTGTCTTAACTTGACAGTGTGGTCttccaattaaaaaaattaaaccttATTTTTGTGATCTCCTGGATAGGccaaaataaaacatttgctCTTTGGTTCAATTATTTTCTCCAAATAACTCAAGATGTTGACTTGGGAAACCCTCCTGCGGGTTGGATAATTGTTTGGGGCCTTCATGGCACAAGTCCTCCAAAATGGCATCTATCTTTAATTAACAAGTTCCCCACAAAACCACTGTTTTctgggatgccccccccccccccgagaaaccACCGTTTGCATCACTGAAGCTCTCTCCATAACATTGCAATGAAACTCTCCTCCACTGCCATCTGGAAGACTTTAGTTCAgcactcttcttttttta
This genomic interval from Anolis sagrei isolate rAnoSag1 chromosome 2, rAnoSag1.mat, whole genome shotgun sequence contains the following:
- the LOC132765450 gene encoding olfactory receptor 1L4-like, producing the protein MEREKNNQTHFAGFILLGLSTSPEFQGFLFPIFLSMYLLGLLGNLLIFLLIISNSSIFQTPMYFFLSHLSLADLGFSSTIVPQMLHILVSQTNTISYSGCMTQMYFFVVFCTTDNFLLASMAYDRYVAICRPLHYNTVMSYKHCVVLAAGSWFLSFFQGFLYVFTISKLSFCGSREIPHFFCDLHPLLQLSCSDTSSAETLLMFEGTATMFGPLILILLSYTFIVWKILKVPSASGKYKAFSTCSAHLTTVALFYGTLIGTYIRPSSTYSGSRLRVASIFYTVVTPMLNPLIYSLRNSKIHEAIRRLFRLWVWKTQKV